Proteins co-encoded in one Thamnophis elegans isolate rThaEle1 chromosome 1, rThaEle1.pri, whole genome shotgun sequence genomic window:
- the LOC116507080 gene encoding LOW QUALITY PROTEIN: protein/nucleic acid deglycase DJ-1-like (The sequence of the model RefSeq protein was modified relative to this genomic sequence to represent the inferred CDS: inserted 1 base in 1 codon) → MMYLNMFVQVTQHQPFGAPRRVSGALAEIERSSRWAPSELVILAKGAEEMETVIPTDLMRRAGISVMVAGLSGKEPVQCSRDVVICPNTSLEEAKKKGPYDVVVLPGGNLGAQNLSDSPLVKEVLKDQESRKGLIAAICAGPTALXAHRISFGSKVTTHPLAKDKMMSGDHYKYSENRVEKDGHIMTSRGTGTSFEFGLAIVETLLGKEVATQTKAPLVLKD, encoded by the exons ATGATGTATTTAAATATGTTTGTTCAGGTGACGCAGCACCAGCCCTTCGGAGCGCCGCGCAGGGTCAGCGGAGCTCTAGCCGAGATTGAGCGATCATCGCGATGGGCTCCAAGCGAGCTGGTGATTTTGGCCAAAGGGGCGGAAGAAATGGAAACGGTCATCCCGACGGATCTCATGCGCAGAGCAGGAATTTCTGTGATGGTAGCGGGATTGTCTGGGAAGGAGCCTGTCCAGTGCAGCCGCGATGTCGTGATTTGTCCCAATACGAGTTTGGAAGAAGCCAAGAAGAAGGGGCCTTATGATGTGGTGGTCCTGCCAGGgggcaacctgggagctcagaaCTTGTCAGATTCCCCCCTGGTGAAAGAGGTGCTGAAGGATCAGGAGAGCAGGAAGGGCCTCATTGCAGCCATATGCGCAGGTCCCACAGCTC CTGCCCACAGAATCAGCTTTGGAAGCAAAGTGACCACTCACCCCTTGGCCAAAGACAAGATGATGAGTGGAGATCACTACAAATACTCAGAGAATCGGGTGGAAAAAGATGGGCACATCATGACGAGCCGCGGAACGGGCACCAGTTTCGAATTTGGCCTGGCGATCGTGGAAACGCTGCTGGGGAAGGAAGTGGCCACCCAGACGAAGGCGCCTCTCGTCCTTAAGGACTAG